The Candidatus Koribacter versatilis Ellin345 genome has a segment encoding these proteins:
- the ribB gene encoding 3,4-dihydroxy-2-butanone-4-phosphate synthase encodes MTPQSPFCDVETALAEIRAGRMIVVVDDEDRENEGDLTMAAEYITPEAINFMAKYGRGLICLAMTEERLDALRLPLMSAENTSNFGTAFTESIDARDGVSTGISAYDRAHTIKVAIDPGTRPNDLARPGHTFPLRARKGGVLVRAGQTEASVDLARLAGLVPAGVICEIMNDDGTMARVAELTEFCKQHDMKMLTVAELIRYRMANERYIRRLAEATVPTRYGDFRMIAYESDITGESHVALVKGDVEHAPEPVLVRMHAHCLVGDVFGATQCDCSKTIERALEMIAREGRGALIYLHQTSKGYSVEKLGDKLTIQFHHDLRLPTLPEHQRKTQREVGIGAQILSDLGLTRIRLITNRPRRVAGLEGFGIHIVEQVPTAEPRPAAAK; translated from the coding sequence ATGACTCCACAATCGCCATTTTGTGATGTCGAGACCGCGCTGGCCGAAATCCGCGCTGGGCGCATGATCGTGGTCGTGGACGATGAAGACCGCGAGAATGAAGGCGATTTGACGATGGCCGCCGAGTACATCACCCCGGAGGCAATCAATTTCATGGCGAAGTATGGCCGTGGATTGATCTGCCTGGCGATGACCGAGGAGCGCTTGGATGCGCTGCGGTTACCGCTGATGTCGGCGGAGAACACTTCGAATTTCGGCACTGCGTTCACCGAGTCGATTGATGCGCGTGATGGCGTAAGCACCGGCATCTCGGCCTACGACCGTGCTCATACCATCAAAGTGGCGATTGATCCGGGGACGCGTCCGAACGATTTGGCGCGGCCGGGACATACATTCCCGCTGCGAGCGCGCAAAGGCGGCGTGTTGGTGCGCGCTGGACAGACAGAAGCCTCCGTCGATCTCGCAAGGCTTGCCGGACTGGTTCCCGCAGGCGTGATCTGCGAAATCATGAACGACGACGGCACTATGGCGCGCGTGGCGGAGCTCACCGAATTCTGCAAACAGCACGACATGAAGATGCTGACCGTCGCGGAACTGATTCGCTATCGCATGGCGAACGAGCGCTACATCCGGCGGCTCGCGGAGGCGACGGTGCCAACGCGTTACGGCGACTTCCGCATGATCGCTTACGAGTCCGACATCACGGGGGAGTCGCACGTGGCGCTGGTGAAGGGCGACGTGGAGCATGCGCCAGAACCGGTGCTGGTGCGCATGCATGCGCATTGCCTCGTCGGCGATGTTTTCGGAGCGACCCAATGCGATTGCTCGAAGACGATCGAGCGCGCGTTAGAGATGATCGCTCGCGAAGGCCGCGGGGCGTTGATTTACCTCCATCAGACTTCCAAGGGATATTCGGTCGAGAAGCTCGGCGACAAGCTGACCATCCAGTTCCACCACGACCTGCGGCTGCCCACGTTGCCGGAGCATCAGCGGAAGACGCAGCGCGAAGTGGGCATCGGGGCGCAAATCCTTTCCGATCTCGGGTTGACCCGAATCCGGTTGATTACGAATCGTCCGCGAAGAGTGGCGGGGTTGGAAGGGTTCGGGATCCACATTGTGGAGCAGGTGCCAACCGCGGAGCCGAGGCCGGCGGCAGCGAAGTAG
- a CDS encoding serine hydrolase, whose amino-acid sequence MPLLTRRNFLSVGTASVAALAASKFTVVDLHAAPKKVKSTPDATLDGFVASYMRAMNAPGMTFGSANKSGTVRVTAYGFDDPDTKQHVTPEQLFHIGSITKSFVALTLLQLREEGKLDFERPVLEYLSWLPIETTFGPVTIHHLLTHTSGLPDSLTLFPSDRNAKSVQAYEPGKKFYYSNLGFDILGHLIEHLDGRSWPSAVKARVIDRVGMTSTFPNILSDQRPHTAKSWIPFYQDRPYPRQGKLAPAGAFQFDDAAGSIASTAKDMSLYAQMLLNQGQVTSGRIVSEESFTLMSKAHIKADEFGPTASYGYGIAVDTLDKHPVLRHTGGMPSFASAILLDLESGNGAFASINAMQGYRPTAVVQFAVQLLNAGPSAKTPPTPPTITDPNVIDNSADYVGSYVTSDGKKVDVAGDKQLFATINGRKIALQHSDGDTFLTDDPEFARYTFAFGRAKAPEKEKGNEKESESKADAKPEEKPKPQPVIELMHGPDWYRNERYTGAIDFKTPESYKALTGYYLADGAFPADAEILIRKGELWLEGGFKLVQIGENEFVPDIGIPERVEFLFIVGGKARLMKFSGIDLARFERT is encoded by the coding sequence ATGCCACTTCTTACGCGCCGGAATTTCCTATCTGTCGGTACCGCCAGTGTCGCCGCTCTTGCCGCGTCGAAATTCACCGTCGTTGATCTGCACGCTGCTCCGAAGAAAGTGAAGAGTACACCAGACGCCACCCTCGATGGGTTCGTCGCCAGCTATATGCGCGCCATGAACGCCCCCGGTATGACCTTCGGCAGTGCCAACAAATCCGGCACCGTCCGCGTTACTGCCTATGGCTTCGACGATCCGGACACCAAGCAGCACGTTACGCCCGAACAGCTCTTTCACATCGGCTCGATTACGAAATCGTTTGTCGCTCTGACGCTGCTGCAACTTCGCGAAGAAGGCAAACTCGACTTCGAGCGCCCGGTTCTGGAGTACCTGTCCTGGCTGCCGATCGAGACGACCTTCGGTCCCGTGACGATCCATCACCTGCTGACCCACACCAGCGGCCTGCCGGATTCACTCACGCTCTTCCCCAGCGACCGCAACGCGAAGTCCGTCCAGGCGTACGAGCCGGGCAAGAAGTTCTATTACTCCAATCTTGGCTTCGACATTCTCGGACATCTCATAGAGCACCTCGACGGACGATCCTGGCCCAGCGCCGTGAAAGCCCGCGTGATTGACCGCGTCGGCATGACTTCGACGTTTCCCAACATTCTGAGCGACCAGCGTCCGCACACCGCAAAGAGCTGGATTCCGTTCTACCAGGACCGTCCCTATCCACGTCAGGGCAAGCTTGCTCCTGCTGGGGCCTTCCAGTTTGACGACGCCGCCGGCAGCATCGCCTCCACCGCGAAAGACATGTCGCTCTATGCGCAGATGCTACTCAACCAGGGCCAGGTAACCAGCGGCCGCATCGTCTCCGAAGAGAGCTTCACGCTGATGTCGAAGGCGCACATCAAGGCCGACGAGTTCGGCCCGACCGCGAGCTACGGTTACGGTATCGCTGTCGATACTCTCGATAAGCATCCGGTGCTGCGCCATACCGGCGGGATGCCGTCGTTCGCGTCCGCGATCTTGCTCGATCTCGAATCCGGTAATGGCGCATTTGCTTCCATCAACGCGATGCAAGGTTATCGCCCGACGGCTGTCGTTCAATTCGCGGTACAGCTGTTGAACGCCGGCCCATCCGCGAAGACGCCACCCACGCCGCCAACCATCACCGATCCCAACGTGATTGATAACTCGGCGGACTACGTTGGGAGCTACGTCACCAGCGACGGCAAAAAGGTTGACGTCGCCGGGGACAAACAACTCTTCGCCACCATCAACGGCCGCAAGATCGCACTGCAACATAGCGACGGCGACACGTTCCTCACAGACGATCCCGAGTTCGCACGCTATACCTTCGCCTTCGGCCGCGCCAAGGCGCCTGAGAAAGAGAAGGGCAACGAGAAAGAGTCCGAATCGAAGGCCGACGCCAAGCCCGAAGAGAAGCCCAAGCCGCAGCCTGTCATCGAACTGATGCATGGCCCTGACTGGTATCGCAATGAGAGATACACCGGCGCCATCGATTTCAAAACTCCCGAAAGTTATAAAGCGCTGACCGGCTACTACCTCGCCGACGGCGCATTTCCAGCCGATGCCGAGATCCTCATCCGTAAAGGTGAGCTCTGGCTGGAGGGTGGATTCAAACTCGTCCAGATCGGTGAGAACGAATTCGTTCCCGACATCGGAATCCCGGAACGCGTGGAATTCCTGTTCATTGTCGGCGGAAAAGCCCGCCTGATGAAGTTCTCCGGCATCGATTTAGCACGCTTCGAGAGGACCTAG
- a CDS encoding PilZ domain-containing protein, whose product MPGSAGRVNRKLTRFDLDKRVRITLSTDGKTTVFHGRTCDLSEGGMCALISGQLRVADHVSLEVNGLDEGPVSVSAKVRHARGFYYGFEFCDLTRQQSASLVKLITRNGSPKLRARQ is encoded by the coding sequence ATGCCCGGTTCTGCAGGCCGTGTCAACCGCAAGCTTACGCGGTTTGATCTCGACAAGCGCGTCCGCATCACGCTCTCAACGGACGGGAAGACGACTGTCTTCCATGGACGCACCTGCGATCTGAGCGAAGGCGGCATGTGCGCACTCATCTCCGGACAACTGCGCGTCGCCGATCATGTTTCCCTCGAAGTCAACGGACTGGATGAAGGGCCTGTTTCCGTGAGTGCCAAAGTGCGGCACGCGCGCGGCTTCTACTATGGCTTCGAGTTCTGCGACCTCACTCGCCAGCAATCTGCCTCGCTCGTGAAGCTCATTACCCGCAACGGCTCCCCAAAGCTTCGCGCGCGGCAATAA
- a CDS encoding S53 family peptidase: MKIPPRFLPCLLLATATVASLPAQTATKTVLPNNVPKFTASSVDLGPADPTQQITVTMTLASKNASGLQQFVSDIRTPGTGSYHEFLTPALFATKYGAADATLTAVKTFAAANGLTITHTAPNKLVMSLRGTVAAVENAFSVPIHNYKKNGETLRVNVTNPQISTSLVGKVTGVHIADFNFKSHAVMPLDPNGKTQKPVPLSISPHGLFFASGCFRNPQTITASGGGATATYAGNRYGSDITSGPPNLPPCGYDVADVYAGYNLWPMYNAGLDGTGETIVIIDAFGSPTIQADANTFSAINGLPALNSTNFQVVGANAGGNASWAGETTLDVEWAHAIAPNAKIVLEVAPTNSFVDLFYAEVDAIANHRGIVISNSWGGFETFTDSSLRGAFDFIMMEAISVGIDVNFSTGDYGDNVSVLGYADVQYPGSSPFATAVGGTSLALTNTKTKTMKFQTGWGNNITRLVDGTTGAPDDPPLMEGFIFGAGGGNSNVYTKPSWQVGTNQPRRALPDIAWLADPYTGVEIIQTISGSQYIEVIGGTSLAAPMFSGIWAIANQKANTTIGLGDAASQLYSMPSGSIKDVVPFNTANNVRGVLTDAYGTYEESSTTLAAPLAYTRGFYSALYQGASSHSWYDLTFGTDSTLFTKQGWDNVTGWGTPNGLNFVTAIANKK, translated from the coding sequence ATGAAGATCCCGCCTCGCTTCCTGCCATGCCTGCTGCTTGCGACTGCAACGGTCGCAAGCTTGCCGGCACAAACCGCCACCAAGACCGTTCTCCCCAACAACGTTCCGAAATTCACCGCATCGAGCGTCGATCTCGGTCCGGCTGATCCCACCCAGCAAATCACGGTGACGATGACGCTTGCGTCCAAGAACGCCAGCGGACTCCAGCAGTTCGTCAGCGACATCCGCACTCCCGGTACTGGTTCCTATCACGAATTTCTAACGCCTGCGCTGTTCGCCACCAAGTACGGCGCAGCCGACGCGACGCTTACCGCCGTCAAGACCTTCGCAGCCGCGAATGGTCTCACCATTACGCACACCGCGCCCAACAAACTCGTGATGTCGTTGCGCGGAACTGTCGCCGCCGTCGAAAACGCGTTCTCGGTTCCGATCCACAACTACAAGAAGAACGGCGAGACGCTGCGCGTGAACGTGACCAACCCGCAGATCTCAACTTCGCTGGTTGGAAAGGTGACGGGCGTTCACATTGCCGACTTCAACTTCAAGTCGCATGCCGTGATGCCGCTCGACCCGAACGGCAAAACGCAGAAGCCGGTTCCGCTCTCTATCTCTCCGCACGGCCTCTTCTTCGCCAGCGGCTGCTTCCGTAATCCGCAGACCATTACCGCCAGCGGTGGTGGTGCGACGGCCACGTATGCCGGCAACCGATATGGATCGGACATCACCAGTGGACCTCCGAATCTTCCTCCCTGCGGCTATGACGTTGCCGATGTGTATGCCGGCTACAACCTGTGGCCGATGTACAACGCTGGCCTCGATGGCACCGGCGAAACTATCGTCATTATTGACGCTTTCGGCTCACCGACGATCCAGGCCGACGCCAATACCTTCTCGGCGATCAACGGTCTTCCCGCCCTGAACTCCACCAACTTCCAGGTTGTCGGCGCCAATGCCGGCGGCAACGCCAGTTGGGCGGGTGAGACCACGCTCGACGTGGAATGGGCGCACGCAATCGCTCCCAACGCGAAGATCGTCCTTGAGGTCGCGCCGACCAACAGTTTCGTGGACCTCTTTTACGCCGAAGTGGACGCCATTGCGAATCACCGCGGTATCGTGATCTCCAATAGCTGGGGCGGCTTTGAAACTTTCACCGATTCCTCGCTCCGCGGTGCGTTCGACTTCATCATGATGGAAGCGATCTCCGTGGGTATCGACGTTAACTTCTCCACCGGCGACTACGGCGATAACGTATCCGTGCTTGGCTACGCCGACGTGCAGTACCCGGGCAGCTCACCATTCGCGACGGCCGTAGGCGGCACCAGCCTCGCGCTCACCAACACCAAAACCAAGACGATGAAGTTCCAAACCGGATGGGGCAACAACATCACCCGCCTGGTGGACGGCACCACTGGGGCGCCGGACGATCCGCCGCTTATGGAAGGATTCATCTTCGGCGCCGGCGGCGGGAACAGCAACGTCTACACCAAGCCGAGCTGGCAGGTGGGAACCAACCAGCCTCGTCGCGCGCTGCCTGATATCGCATGGCTCGCCGATCCTTACACCGGTGTCGAGATTATCCAGACCATCAGCGGTAGCCAGTACATCGAGGTCATTGGCGGAACCAGCCTCGCTGCGCCGATGTTCTCTGGTATTTGGGCGATCGCCAACCAGAAAGCAAATACTACGATCGGTCTCGGCGATGCGGCATCGCAGCTCTACAGCATGCCGTCCGGCTCGATCAAAGACGTCGTGCCCTTTAACACCGCGAACAACGTGCGCGGCGTTCTGACCGATGCTTACGGAACGTACGAAGAGAGTTCAACTACTCTTGCAGCTCCGCTCGCCTACACCCGCGGCTTCTACAGCGCGCTGTACCAGGGCGCGAGTTCGCACAGCTGGTACGACCTGACGTTCGGTACCGACTCCACGCTCTTCACCAAGCAAGGGTGGGACAACGTAACCGGCTGGGGCACTCCCAACGGCCTCAACTTCGTGACCGCCATCGCCAACAAGAAATAG
- a CDS encoding PilZ domain-containing protein, which yields MAAIITSGATPRREPRRTVALQVRVFGLDADGKPVNCECSTVDISAHGARLAGPQHWRTGEIIGIRHGSEKGRFRIIWVGPNGTHAESQIGLQAVEISRHFWGVNMPQFPGTPTSTATPSRIAGITDSTPKPGRLNASSTAMPYADTRRHSRLRCNGGAKVILSSVTHWGTVIDLSAGGCYIECPSTYPVGQVVYLKLGVDDLNFESDAVIRVSHPGMGMGFEFMRPTAIQRKNLEDYCAELARDPNRLRR from the coding sequence ATGGCAGCAATCATTACCAGTGGCGCAACCCCGCGACGCGAGCCTCGCCGCACTGTCGCACTGCAAGTCCGCGTCTTCGGTCTCGATGCCGACGGCAAGCCGGTGAACTGCGAATGCTCTACCGTGGACATCAGCGCTCACGGCGCGCGTCTCGCCGGACCGCAACACTGGCGTACCGGTGAAATAATCGGTATCCGTCACGGTTCCGAGAAGGGGCGCTTCCGGATCATCTGGGTCGGCCCGAACGGAACCCACGCCGAATCGCAAATCGGATTGCAGGCCGTTGAGATCAGCCGCCACTTCTGGGGCGTGAACATGCCTCAGTTCCCGGGCACACCGACCAGCACCGCAACGCCCTCGCGGATCGCAGGCATTACCGACTCCACACCAAAGCCCGGTCGCCTCAATGCATCCAGTACCGCAATGCCTTATGCCGATACGCGGCGCCATTCGCGCCTGCGCTGCAACGGCGGGGCGAAAGTGATTCTCAGCAGCGTGACGCATTGGGGAACGGTCATCGACCTCAGTGCCGGTGGTTGCTATATCGAATGTCCTTCGACCTATCCGGTCGGACAAGTTGTCTATCTGAAGCTTGGGGTAGACGATCTGAACTTCGAGTCTGACGCGGTGATTCGTGTCTCGCACCCGGGGATGGGTATGGGCTTTGAATTCATGCGGCCGACCGCCATCCAACGCAAGAATCTCGAAGATTATTGTGCGGAGCTGGCGCGCGATCCCAATCGCCTGCGCCGCTAG
- a CDS encoding glutamine synthetase family protein, translated as MTELRNFLALPYDELEELNLKAKEQRMKRVAADKIQEERLKYLTDEKRIKAVTVLFSDLEGRLHMLDYDKKFLLKSYDNLTFDGSSIRGFTAQRESDLRLYIDWSAFYWGPADIFGPGKVLVFGEVISKEGKHYEADVRGVLKTFSETLHKKEGYTLNAANEIEGFLFKGEDAERRFHDTHAFEYVNTGGYYHSLPGDPLRTFIDTTAEVQRSMGFQNEKDHPEVAPSQFEINYSYGEVVAAADQIQLYKLICRQVATKMGLSASFLPKPVVGVNGSGMHTNVSISKGGKNLFWDPKGEEQLSSFGWSFVDRILTHGNDICLMLNASVNAYRRLDPHFEAPNQIKASPTDRGSMVRIPIGNEKSMRVEVRSVGPDANPYMVMYSVFKTGLHGEIAKIKNLRQAERYLPDNIYTALEHFRLADWTTKLLGADVKGRYADLKQASADRCARLLGTVVKAPEVQFHHDVYNQYLWNQF; from the coding sequence ATGACAGAACTGCGTAATTTTCTTGCGCTCCCGTATGACGAACTCGAAGAACTCAATCTGAAGGCCAAAGAACAGCGCATGAAGCGAGTGGCCGCCGACAAGATCCAGGAAGAGCGACTGAAGTACCTCACCGACGAAAAGCGGATCAAGGCAGTGACCGTGCTCTTCAGCGATCTCGAAGGCCGGCTGCACATGCTGGATTACGACAAGAAGTTTCTTCTCAAGAGCTACGACAATCTCACGTTCGACGGTTCGTCGATTCGCGGATTCACGGCGCAGCGTGAGAGCGACCTTCGCCTCTACATTGACTGGAGCGCGTTCTACTGGGGACCAGCCGACATCTTTGGCCCCGGCAAAGTGCTGGTGTTCGGCGAAGTCATCAGTAAAGAAGGCAAGCATTATGAGGCTGATGTTCGCGGCGTTCTGAAGACGTTTTCGGAGACGCTCCATAAGAAAGAGGGCTACACCCTCAACGCGGCTAACGAGATCGAAGGCTTCCTGTTCAAGGGTGAGGATGCGGAGCGCCGTTTCCACGACACCCACGCATTCGAGTATGTAAACACGGGCGGCTACTATCACTCGCTGCCCGGCGATCCGCTGCGCACATTCATCGATACCACTGCGGAAGTGCAGCGCTCGATGGGCTTCCAGAACGAGAAGGACCATCCGGAAGTCGCGCCGTCACAGTTTGAAATCAACTACAGCTATGGCGAAGTGGTTGCGGCCGCTGACCAGATCCAGCTCTACAAGCTGATCTGTCGCCAGGTGGCGACCAAGATGGGCCTGAGCGCGAGCTTCCTGCCTAAGCCGGTGGTCGGCGTGAACGGCAGCGGCATGCATACCAACGTCTCCATCAGCAAAGGCGGCAAGAACCTGTTCTGGGACCCCAAGGGCGAAGAGCAACTGAGCAGCTTCGGCTGGTCGTTTGTGGACCGCATTCTCACTCACGGCAACGACATTTGCCTGATGCTGAATGCGAGTGTGAACGCTTATCGCCGTCTCGATCCGCACTTCGAAGCGCCAAACCAGATCAAGGCATCGCCGACAGACCGCGGCTCGATGGTGCGCATCCCGATCGGTAACGAGAAGAGCATGCGCGTGGAAGTGCGATCGGTGGGTCCGGACGCAAACCCCTACATGGTGATGTACTCGGTCTTCAAAACCGGCCTGCACGGCGAGATCGCGAAGATCAAGAACCTGCGGCAGGCAGAGCGATATCTGCCGGACAACATCTATACCGCCCTCGAACACTTCCGTCTCGCGGACTGGACCACGAAACTGCTCGGCGCAGATGTAAAAGGACGTTACGCGGACTTAAAGCAGGCGTCGGCAGATCGCTGCGCGCGCTTGCTCGGCACCGTTGTGAAGGCGCCCGAGGTACAGTTCCACCACGATGTTTACAACCAGTACCTCTGGAACCAGTTCTAG
- a CDS encoding tyrosine-type recombinase/integrase, producing MHPATDIQHTLGHIECPACEGTKNQIMMGQYLGEQFFPEAAAVWLRNRKSISESTKKDYRDHIDHLSTFFGQMRLKDVHIGHVHTYQRSRQEAIRSSKRHLATRHGDRRLNTDGASRINHELSCLGQVLRMAGLWEELRKFYEPLPLPKDSAGMALAEEEERYLFEVAKSRPRWMVAYCCALISRNTTAGPGEIRHLRLGDIELDTPAGNFLRIEEGVKNEFRKRPVPLNNDALKAVRFLLDRATQRLGAWRPEHFLLPHRAHEKGSQPDPTRPMGSWKKAHYAMCEEAGKKFPRLAHLRLYDYRHTAVTDLLEDPAVSFTTIEHMAGHRLNSNTKRKYDHLRNSALRVAADVLNRNHAGVTSEIEPPRPRPRGVRVQALAVQANEF from the coding sequence ATGCACCCCGCGACCGATATTCAACATACGCTTGGGCACATCGAGTGCCCGGCCTGTGAAGGGACAAAGAACCAGATCATGATGGGCCAATACCTTGGGGAGCAGTTCTTCCCGGAAGCGGCCGCAGTGTGGCTACGCAACCGGAAATCCATATCGGAGAGTACGAAGAAAGACTACCGAGACCATATAGACCACCTCAGCACCTTCTTCGGCCAGATGCGATTGAAGGACGTTCACATCGGCCACGTTCATACCTACCAGCGCTCTCGCCAGGAGGCCATTCGCTCCAGCAAGCGTCATCTCGCAACCCGTCACGGCGATCGCCGGCTGAACACCGACGGCGCCAGCCGCATCAATCACGAACTCAGTTGCCTCGGCCAGGTCCTGCGCATGGCCGGGCTGTGGGAAGAGCTCAGAAAGTTCTATGAGCCCCTCCCGCTTCCGAAAGACTCCGCCGGCATGGCGCTCGCCGAGGAAGAGGAGCGCTATCTTTTCGAGGTCGCAAAGTCGCGGCCGCGCTGGATGGTGGCTTACTGCTGCGCGCTGATCTCACGCAACACCACTGCGGGGCCTGGTGAGATCCGGCACCTGCGGCTGGGCGACATCGAGTTGGATACGCCCGCGGGCAACTTCCTGCGCATAGAGGAGGGCGTGAAGAATGAGTTCCGAAAGCGCCCGGTTCCGCTTAACAATGACGCGCTCAAGGCGGTTCGCTTCCTTCTCGATCGCGCCACGCAACGCTTGGGCGCGTGGCGCCCGGAGCACTTCCTGCTCCCGCATCGCGCGCACGAGAAAGGCTCGCAACCGGACCCCACGCGCCCGATGGGAAGCTGGAAGAAGGCGCATTATGCCATGTGCGAGGAAGCGGGGAAGAAGTTCCCGCGCCTGGCGCATCTCCGCCTTTATGACTACCGGCACACCGCGGTCACCGATCTCCTCGAGGACCCTGCGGTGAGCTTTACAACCATAGAACACATGGCTGGACACCGGCTTAACTCGAACACCAAGCGGAAGTATGACCATTTGCGCAATTCCGCGTTGCGCGTGGCGGCTGACGTCCTCAACCGCAACCATGCCGGCGTGACCAGCGAGATCGAGCCACCGAGGCCGCGGCCGCGCGGTGTACGCGTTCAGGCGCTTGCGGTCCAGGCGAATGAGTTCTAG
- a CDS encoding DUF5675 family protein, whose translation MELLARRLWPSQYATVGVLYLDGEMECFILEDVVREVKGAAVETWKIQDQTAIPEGRYRVVIDHSSHFGCDMPHVLDVPGFEGIRIHWGNKAADTDGCLLVGDIRQTDWVGDSRKAYLRLFPKLQEAIARNEEIWLTVRVPLPGE comes from the coding sequence ATGGAATTACTTGCTCGACGTTTATGGCCGTCACAATACGCGACGGTCGGTGTGCTCTATCTCGATGGCGAGATGGAGTGCTTCATCCTCGAGGACGTGGTGCGCGAAGTCAAAGGCGCGGCGGTGGAGACTTGGAAGATCCAGGACCAGACCGCGATCCCCGAGGGTCGCTATCGCGTTGTGATCGATCACTCGTCGCACTTCGGTTGCGACATGCCGCATGTGCTCGATGTGCCGGGTTTCGAGGGCATACGGATCCACTGGGGCAACAAGGCTGCCGATACCGATGGCTGCCTCCTGGTCGGCGATATCCGGCAAACGGACTGGGTGGGAGACAGCCGCAAAGCGTACTTGCGATTGTTTCCGAAGCTGCAGGAAGCGATCGCGCGCAATGAAGAGATCTGGCTCACGGTGCGAGTGCCGTTGCCGGGAGAGTGA
- a CDS encoding O-antigen ligase family protein: MIAIYYIACVLIALSLCTLAFNNQDKFTFLAAFLLPFQGIGVEIGVLLNFEKIIAVLFVVTALMFYRARTARQTWFYAFAVLLGYMFTLTLIMFVGGGLDLQINHAMNAGWGTAQTTFRLPVQIASQGFTWMLLPTACLLAIRPSCVIYGFVWGNVCNALFGFYQVLAAVFGLPWLPEEILTKLSGENGGQFQVQHTDLFRLSGLAGEPKHAAAAFVFAILILMWFPVEGKKWKISVLGVALVLTLSTSGWVAFFVAFALTMLYRKKMVPFLVAGTLLLVIGVGYVVSDQVNFIVNDRVLLRLADPSSFEYKDSAILDVAREDPEILITGVGAGGIDFYLMRWVREDQLERGSVSPTYIGTEILGDYGLIGIVLFGFLLYKIGGQFDPNMRAFYVATIPVLVLLPRGVSLPAVLLLWGSLLAWNRPQLQSAFEAPGGSRQRVARTTA, translated from the coding sequence GTGATTGCCATCTACTATATCGCCTGCGTATTGATTGCCCTGTCGCTGTGCACGCTCGCGTTCAATAACCAGGACAAGTTTACGTTCCTCGCAGCGTTCCTCCTCCCGTTTCAAGGTATTGGCGTCGAGATCGGCGTTCTGCTGAACTTCGAGAAAATTATCGCCGTCCTCTTCGTCGTAACTGCCCTCATGTTTTACCGGGCGCGGACGGCGAGGCAAACCTGGTTTTACGCCTTCGCTGTGCTGCTCGGGTACATGTTCACCCTCACGCTGATTATGTTCGTTGGCGGAGGCCTGGACCTCCAGATCAACCATGCGATGAATGCAGGTTGGGGCACAGCGCAGACCACCTTCCGCCTGCCGGTGCAAATCGCGAGTCAGGGTTTTACATGGATGCTGCTCCCAACCGCGTGCTTGCTCGCGATTCGGCCTAGTTGCGTGATCTACGGCTTCGTGTGGGGAAACGTTTGCAACGCTTTGTTCGGGTTTTACCAGGTGCTTGCCGCGGTCTTCGGCCTACCCTGGCTTCCCGAGGAAATTTTGACGAAGCTTTCGGGTGAGAATGGTGGCCAGTTTCAGGTGCAGCATACCGACCTTTTTCGACTGTCGGGATTGGCAGGAGAGCCGAAACATGCTGCAGCCGCATTTGTCTTCGCAATTTTGATTCTGATGTGGTTTCCAGTCGAGGGCAAGAAATGGAAGATTTCGGTTCTCGGCGTGGCCCTGGTGCTTACCCTGTCAACATCAGGATGGGTTGCTTTTTTCGTGGCGTTCGCGTTGACGATGCTGTACCGGAAAAAGATGGTTCCTTTTCTTGTCGCCGGCACGCTGCTGCTGGTAATCGGAGTGGGCTATGTGGTGAGCGACCAGGTGAATTTCATCGTCAACGATCGGGTCCTGCTCCGACTAGCGGACCCTTCATCCTTCGAGTACAAGGACTCGGCGATTCTGGATGTCGCGCGCGAGGACCCGGAAATTCTAATTACTGGCGTGGGTGCGGGCGGGATTGATTTCTACCTGATGCGATGGGTGCGAGAGGACCAATTAGAACGAGGTAGCGTCTCGCCTACCTACATTGGTACGGAAATCCTAGGCGACTATGGGCTGATCGGGATTGTTCTCTTCGGGTTCCTGCTCTATAAGATCGGCGGGCAGTTCGATCCCAACATGCGCGCTTTCTATGTGGCAACGATTCCCGTGCTCGTCTTGCTCCCGAGGGGCGTCTCATTGCCTGCCGTGCTGCTTCTGTGGGGTTCGCTGTTGGCGTGGAACCGTCCTCAGCTGCAGTCCGCATTCGAAGCGCCCGGCGGTTCACGCCAGCGGGTCGCTCGAACCACTGCCTAG